The genomic stretch ACAAAATTGCCTGCTTTCACCCAACGGTTGCGGGCGGTAACATATTCAATCAGCTTGCCGGTACGCAGCAGATCAAATTTACGCCAGCCTTCAAAGCAGAGTTCCCGCATACGCTCGTCCAGCAGGTGTGTCAGGAAATCATCAGTCCCCATGCCGGTGGACCATTCCATACCGGCAGGCAGGGTACCGCCAAAAGCACGCTTACGCACTACGTTATTGATAAGGCTGATCCCCTCTGCCTGCTGACCGGTGAAGTACAGGCATTCTGCATAATTGAGTACCACGTCACTGAAGCGGATAAAGGGAATGCTTTTACCGCTATGCCAGGTGCTTTGTCCCAGGGCTACAATGCGGAGGTCCTCATATTTTTTGATATGGGGTTCCAGCTCATCGCCCCAGGCCCAGCCACGCAGGTTAGGCGTATACCCATTCCAGGTAAAATCATAGCGGATGCTTTCGTCTTTACGCAGATCGCCTGCTTCCCAGACACCGCCGTTGGCCACTGTTCCATAACAGTATTCAGAAGCCATCATGCCATCAAAACCAGACCAGGGAGCAATGGCTTCCACGGGTGTCATCTGGGCTACGGCGCGGGAGCCTACATCCCATTGGGCAGAGCTCTGGTTGGGATAACCGGCTTTGTACTGGAAGGCATAGATCATCTCGCGTTTGTAGTTGGTCTCATTCTCTGCTTCAGCATTAAAGATAATGGCAAAGTTGGAGGCGCCGGTGGTCCCGAAATAGGGGTTATCGATCACTTTCTTAAAATAACCTTTAGCCTTTTCATAATCCCGCATGCCGGAACTGGCCGGGGCATAGAGGAACAGTTTGCCCAGCATGGCCTGTGCCAGTGCTTTGCTGGCGCGGCGCGGATCACTGATAGCGCTGGGATCCGGCAGGTATTTTTCGGCATTGAGCAGGTCCTCTTCAATAGCCGTATACACTACGTCCAGCGGCTGGCGGTTACCGCCCAGCTCGGGTTTGTCATGGTCAATGACCGGGATGCTGCCAAAATACTGCGACAGCTCCCACATGCTGACGGCCCTGAGCAGACTGGCCTCACCCAGCATTTTATTCAGCTCAGGATTACCCTGGGCTTCCAGCCTTTTCAGTTCCTGGATAGCAGGGGCTGAGCGGGAAATGATCTGGTAGCGGTTGGTCCAGATGCTGAGGATCTTGCCGTTGGTGCTGTTCATGCCTTCCGCATATTCATCCAGGCCGCGACGTTCAAAATCATCATGCTGGAAACCACCGGAGATGGCTTCATCCGTACCCAGGTAGGGGTCTACCCGGGCCTTATGGCCTTCCCGCCAGGTATCGTACAAACCCAATACATAGGCATTGGTGGAATTGATATCGGAGAACACTTTATCGCCCGGGATCTTGGATTCCGGGTCCACGTCCAGGAACTTGGAGCAGGAACTCATGCCCAGCATCAGCGTTACCCCAAGGACCGGTAAAATATATGCAAGCTTCATAACTGATTTGTTAAGATTAAGTCCGGATTACAGTGAAAAGTTGAGACCAAACGTAAAGCTGGTGGTCAGGGGATAACCCTGGCCTGATTCAGGATCGTAGCCTCTGTAAGGCGTAATGATGAACAGGTTGTTGGCCGCAGCGTTCACACTGATATTGTCGAAGGCCCTGCCTACCACAGAACGGGGCAGGTTGTAGCCGAGCGACAGCGAAGCGCAGCGCAGGAAAGAAGCGTCCAGCAATCCCCAGTTGGTCATACCATAACCAAAACGGT from Candidatus Pseudobacter hemicellulosilyticus encodes the following:
- a CDS encoding RagB/SusD family nutrient uptake outer membrane protein produces the protein MKLAYILPVLGVTLMLGMSSCSKFLDVDPESKIPGDKVFSDINSTNAYVLGLYDTWREGHKARVDPYLGTDEAISGGFQHDDFERRGLDEYAEGMNSTNGKILSIWTNRYQIISRSAPAIQELKRLEAQGNPELNKMLGEASLLRAVSMWELSQYFGSIPVIDHDKPELGGNRQPLDVVYTAIEEDLLNAEKYLPDPSAISDPRRASKALAQAMLGKLFLYAPASSGMRDYEKAKGYFKKVIDNPYFGTTGASNFAIIFNAEAENETNYKREMIYAFQYKAGYPNQSSAQWDVGSRAVAQMTPVEAIAPWSGFDGMMASEYCYGTVANGGVWEAGDLRKDESIRYDFTWNGYTPNLRGWAWGDELEPHIKKYEDLRIVALGQSTWHSGKSIPFIRFSDVVLNYAECLYFTGQQAEGISLINNVVRKRAFGGTLPAGMEWSTGMGTDDFLTHLLDERMRELCFEGWRKFDLLRTGKLIEYVTARNRWVKAGNFVNIEGVVRDLGATKVIPAHRLLWPIPLEELRQNPDLDESKDQNPGY